The window AGCGGACCTTGAGAACGTGCATGACGCAGGGATGGGCCGCCGGGGCGATTGCGCCTGAGCGGCCCTTCGTTTATGGAAGAGGCATCGTTAAGCGTGCATTCCTTCCGATCCGACGAGATGCCCATGGCCGAAAAGACCCCGCCGAGTTCGACCGCGTTGAGTCCGCGTGAGCAACGCCTCCAGAGCGTGACGCGTAAGGCGCGGCGACTGGGTTATGTGTTGTTTTTCGGAACTGCGGTGCTGGTCTTTTTACCGATTACCATCGGGGCTTTCAGCGGACTTCGCTCCGGGCAAGTCTGGGATCCATTTACCGGAGAGCAGGTCGGGGCCACCTCGGTGGAGCATGATTGCCGGCAGGGCGCCACCGGGCTTTTGATGGAGGCCGGCCGCCTCACGACGTTGAGCGCGTCCTGGGAGAATCGCCATCGCCGCTGGGTGACCCGCTGTAAGGGTGAGGAGCCTGTGGCCTTCTCGATGTTGCGCAGCGCCCGCAGTGAGCTTCGGCGGGGAGAGTCTGAAACGGCTCCAGATCCAGAAGTTAAGATGGACTAACGCAGCTCTTCGAGCGCAGGTGCCGGTACGATGAGTTGGTAGCGGCCGCTGGTATCGGTGCGGCCCTCGGCAAGGATCTCGCCAGTTTCGGGGTGTGTGAGCTGTACAGTGATGGCGCCGGTGCTGTACTGCGGATGCTCAAGCTGTCCACGAACGATTGTGGGGGCAGCCAGGCGCCAGAGCAGGGTGGGGCTCTGGGCGTTTGCGCTGAAGGTTTCGACCTGGCGCGGCTGCCCCAGATTTGCCGGAGGTACGATCGTGACGCGGTAATCTCCGGCGGGAAGTCGTGCCGACCAGCTGCCATCATCGAGCGTCGCGATGCTTCGGGAGAAGTCCGACCTCTGGAGGGGCTCCATGCGAAGGCGCGCTGACGCAACCGGCGCGCCGCTACTGTCGACGACACGACCGGAGAGCTCAGGTCGGGCATCGAGTTCCACCGTCGTGCTCAGGCCTTCGAGAAGGTTCGTCTCGATGGTGGTCGCTTCCAGGGCACTCTCGGCCGGCGGACGGACCCGCAATGCATACGTCCCGGCGAGCAGCCGGGCGCGGGCTCGGCCCCCGGAATCGACCGGGATGGGCAGCAGCAGCTCTCCGATGCCCAGGGGCGCTCGAGCCTCAATCGCATAGGTTGACCAATCTTCTGGCTCGAAGTGCGTCGCGCTCTGCAGTCTGACCTCCAGCTGAAGCAACTCGATGAGCCAGTTGCCCAGGTGAAAGCGCCCCGAGTCGCTCTCGGGGCCAAACGCGTCTTCAAAGGTCGCCTGCGGGATCAGTGCGTCGGGCTGCGCCGGGCTGACACGAAGGTCATAGCTACGAGCGTCGTCCGGCGCGAGCAGCGTAAAATCACCAAGACCATTGGTGATCGCGGTGGAGGTGGTCTGGCGAGATTCGGGGTCGATGCCGATGACCCGCGCGCCTTGCACGGGAAGATCGAGGAGGTCGAGCGGAAGTCCGGAACGTCGGACCAGGCGACCGCGGAGCTCTCGGAGCTGGGAGGTTGGTGGTACATCAAGGGTACGTGCACCATCCTCCTCCACCGAGAGCGTGCCCAGATCGTAGCGCGGCAAGTCGCCGCCATCCGGGACCAGGATGATCGCGTAGTCACCGCGTCCCAGCCGGAGGGTGGTGCGACCCCCGATCACGCTGCCCTGGGGCTGCGCTTCGGAGAAACTCTCTTCGGGAATGGCCACAAGGGTGGCGCTGCGCTCCGGCGAGATCCCCTCGACATGAAGTTCGAGGGTGACGAGCTCTTCGACCGCCACCGAGGTACCGCTCACCGGCCAGGCCTGGGCGCTGATCTTTTGCGGGGCGATGTTCGACGCGCTTGATGGCAGGATGGTCAACCCGTAGCGCAGCGTGGCCTCCGCGACCGGCACCACGCAAAGCTCAAGCTCGCATCGCCGCTCCGGGGGGCACTCTGCGTCGCTTCGGCATTCACCGTAGAGCACCGTCTGCTCATCGTCAGGAACCTGGGGCTCAGCCGGCTCGCGGGGGCCACAGGCCGCTGCGCAGAGTCCTGTAAGCAGGCTCACAAACATCCAGGTGGGAAGCGTGGAAGCCTGGGAACGCATCGTCTTCACAGCACCTCCGTGCACAGGCCGGGCCGAAAGCGCAGCTTCCAGCTATGCGAAACCATGAACCCGCCCGGGGCGACTTCGACCTCCGAGCCGGTCACGCGCACAAAGCGCCGGTCGGCCACGATAAGCCAGATCGTTTCATCGTCTGTGTCCCGAAGGCGTACGCTGCACGGATCGATGCGTGTGGTCACACGCTCATAGACGTGAAAGATCTCGCGATGGCGGGGATCGCCCGGGACTGCGACGACCTCGGCCTGCTCCAGCAGGCCGCTGTGTTCGCCCATCCAGACATAGTAAAGCGCGTCTTCTTCATTCGGGTCGAAGAGGCCTTCGGCCGCCAGTGTGATCTCGCGCGCCGTCTCGACACGCACCACGTCGAGGGCCGGTGAGACGAAGTCGCGATCGATAAAGGGGGGCAGGTTCACGGGGGCTTCCTCCACATGCAGCGGCGATCCAACGCAGCCACTGAGTAGCAAAGCCCATGCCACGGACGCATAAGGACGACATCGTGGCGTGTCGTGCACGTCGTTCACATCAACATTTCCTGGAGGGGCTTTACGCTCGGACATGGATGTCAGGCCTTCTCCAGATATCGGAAAATTGTGCGCGGATCGACGTCGA of the Lujinxingia sediminis genome contains:
- a CDS encoding carboxypeptidase-like regulatory domain-containing protein; translated protein: MRSQASTLPTWMFVSLLTGLCAAACGPREPAEPQVPDDEQTVLYGECRSDAECPPERRCELELCVVPVAEATLRYGLTILPSSASNIAPQKISAQAWPVSGTSVAVEELVTLELHVEGISPERSATLVAIPEESFSEAQPQGSVIGGRTTLRLGRGDYAIILVPDGGDLPRYDLGTLSVEEDGARTLDVPPTSQLRELRGRLVRRSGLPLDLLDLPVQGARVIGIDPESRQTTSTAITNGLGDFTLLAPDDARSYDLRVSPAQPDALIPQATFEDAFGPESDSGRFHLGNWLIELLQLEVRLQSATHFEPEDWSTYAIEARAPLGIGELLLPIPVDSGGRARARLLAGTYALRVRPPAESALEATTIETNLLEGLSTTVELDARPELSGRVVDSSGAPVASARLRMEPLQRSDFSRSIATLDDGSWSARLPAGDYRVTIVPPANLGQPRQVETFSANAQSPTLLWRLAAPTIVRGQLEHPQYSTGAITVQLTHPETGEILAEGRTDTSGRYQLIVPAPALEELR